A part of Salmo trutta chromosome 15, fSalTru1.1, whole genome shotgun sequence genomic DNA contains:
- the LOC115149490 gene encoding bone morphogenetic protein 7: MYFAHFVMMLVLFGCSLGKSFVLQPSEKEPAASTGSAVLHPDRCHGELLNGIRKTLLGALNLQQEPQVATDRLTSIREQWKTAFSAISHKTQDKAVAVLQAEGPAAGNSSGLKCCPLASQIFLKDLGWDNWVIYPESFTYVQCSPCNSQVDLSPSRCPSRHTSPPAQDTPSKMPCCQTTSTAHVPFLYMDEFSTLTISSVQLTRACGPGNPQLPAED, translated from the exons atgtattttgcgCACTTCGTGATGATGCTGGTGCTCTTTGGTTGTTCTCTGGGAAAGTCGTTTGTCCTCCAGCCCTCGGAGAAGGAACCTGCTGCTTCCACTGGCTCTGCAGTCCTCCACCCTGACAG GTGCCATGGAGAGTTGTTGAATGGCATCAGAAAGACCCTTCTTGGAGCCCTCAACCTGCAGCAGGAGCCCCAGGTGGCGACTGACAGACTGACTTCCATCAGAGAGCAATGGAAGACAGCATTCTCTGCCATCTCTCACAAGACCCAGGACAAAGCAG TGGCTGTACTCCAGGCTGAGGGTCCTGCAGCAGGCAACAGTAGTGGTCTGAAATGCTGTCCTCTGGCCTCACAGATCTTCCTGAAAG ATCTTGGCTGGGACAACTGGGTAATCTACCCTGAGAGTTTCACCTACGTCCAGTGTTCACCCTGCAACTCCCAAGTGGACCTGAGCCCCTCGCGCTGCCCATCACGTCACACATCTCCCCCCGCGCAGGACACCCCCTCAAAG atgCCGTGCTGCCAGACCACTTCTACAGCGCATGTGCCCTTCCTCTACATGGATGAGTTCAGCACCCTCACCATCTCCTCTGTGCAGCTCACCCGTGCCTGCGGCCCAGGCAACCCCCAACTGCCGGCTGAGGACTGA